The genomic stretch TCCTAGCCTTTGTTTTTCTTTTGATCGAATCATGAACGCACCTCATACGATGCATCGCACGAAGAAACTGCCGCCGCTGCGGGTGGGCGTCGGCGGACCGGTCGGCTCCGGCAAGACGACGCTGCTCGAAATGCTCTGCAAGGCGATGCGGGACAAGTACGACCTCGTCGCGATCACCAACGACATCTACACGAAGGAAGACCAGCGTCTTTTGACGGTGGCGGGTGCGCTGCCTGCCGAGCGCATCATGGGTGTCGAGACGGGCGGCTGTCCGCATACGGCGATTCGCGAGGATGCGTCGATCAACCTCGAAGCCGTCGACCGGATGCTGACGCGGTTTCCCGATGCGGACATCGTGTTTATCGAATCGGGTGGCGATAATCTTGCCGCGACTTTCAGCCCTGAACTGTCCGATCTGACGATTTATGTGATTGATGTCGCGGGTGGCGAGAAGATTCCGCGCAAGGGCGGGCCGGGTATTACCAAGTCCGATTTGCTCGTCATCAACAAGACGGATCTGGCGCCTATGGTCGGCGCGAATCTCGATGTGATGGCGTCCGATGCTGCCAGGATGCGCGGCGCGCGGCCTTTTGCGATGTGTAATCTCAAGGCGCTCGAGGGGCTTGATGAGGTGATTTCGTTTATTGAACGCAAGGGGTTGCTGGTGGGGTGAGGTTTTTTGTCTGCGACGCGGTCGTCGTTTTTTGCCTGCAGCAGGCAAAAACAGCACTGCCAGCGCTCAGCCTGGCAACGGCAACAGCGTAGTCAGCACATCCACGGTTCGCGCGGTAGCGCCTCTGTGCCGCGCGGCGAACGCAGAAGCCGCCCCGCCCATTGCAACGCGTCGAGGCTTGTCCTCGAACAACTCCCGCAGCACGCGCGCCAGATCGGCGGGATCTTTCACCTGCACGCACGCGCCCGCAGCAACCGCATCGGCCGTGGCCTGCGTGAAATTGAACACATGCGGGCCGATCAGCACGGGCACGCCCACACCGCATGCCTCGATCAGATTCTGCCCGCCCAACGGCAGCAGACTGCCGCCGATAAACGCCACATCCGACGCAGCATAGTAAGCGCCCAGCTCGCCCATCGAATCGCCGAGCAGCACCTTCACGTCGCGCGGCAGTTCGGGCACGGCGCTATCTTGCGCCGCGACCGCGCCCGTCGGCGCCCAGGCTGAACGCCGCACGCCGCGCAATCCCTTCTTTTCGACCAGCGCCGCGACTTCATTGAAACGCTGCGGATGACGCGGCACGAGAACCAGCAGCGCATCGTCGATGCCGAGCGCCGCCAACGCCTGCAGTACCAGTTCCTCTTCGCCCTCACGCGTGCTCGCCGCGACCCACACGGGTCGCGGCCCGATCGCCGCGCGCCACGCATGTCCGCGCGCCGCGAGTTCAGGCGGTGTATTCATGTCGAACTTGAGATTGCCGAGCACCGCCACGTTGCGCGCGCCCAGCGAAGAAAGCCGCGTTGCATCCGATGGACTCTGCGCCAGCACCCGAGCGAAGCCGCCGAACACGCCGCGCGTCGCCGTACCGAACTTCGCCGCGCGCCGGTACGAACGCTCCGACATCCGCGCATTCGTCAGCACGAGCGGCACGTCGGCGCGCCGACACTCGTCGATCAACGTCGGCCACACTTCGGTTTCCATCACGAGACCAACGGACGGACGCCATGCCTTCAGAAAACGCCGCACGGCGCGGGGCATGTCGTACGGCAGATAGCAGCGCAACACGCGCTCGCCAAAGATCTGCACGCCCGTTGCGCGGCCGCTCGGCGTCATGTGCGTGAGCAGGATGCGCGCGTCGGGCCGCGCCTTGATCAGCGCTTCGACCAGCGGCTGCGCCGCGCGCGTCTCGCCCACCGATACGGCATGCACCCAGATCAGCGGGGTATCGTCGTCGGGCACGCGGCCGCGCCCGAAACCGAAGCGCTCGCCGATATGTTCGCGATAGCCGCGCTCCTTGCGCGAACGGATCAGAAGACGCAGCACCGCGAGCGGCGCGACGAGCCACCACAACGCGTTATAGACGCCCCTTAGCATCGGGCCTCCATGCATGACGACACGAAGCGCACGATGACACGCGACGACGCCGCAGCTGCCGCGGCGTCTCGCGATGCATTGGACGGAACAGGCAGTGCGCCCCTCAAACCAGCGCCCTGCCCTTCAGACGTTCGAGAATGCCGAGCGGCGCGCACTCGGGCTGCACCATCGACTTGACGGGCAGGAAGAACGTCTGCTCCATCATGAACTGCCCGGACATCACGGCATGCGAGGTCTGATCGGAGAAACACACCCACACGCTGCCCGGCGGGAACGGCATCGTCACTTGCGGAGACGTCTTCTGGTAGTCGAGATCGGCCTTCATGCCGTCGTGCAGATTCAGCATCAGATGGTCGTACTCGCTGCGCGTCGATTTGGTCACGTGCAGCAGATTGAGCAGCCACGCCGAACCGGGCATCTGCGGCTTGATGCGCGGCAAAAAGCGCTTCGCCATGTCCTCGAACGGCTCGCCGACGCGCCACACGCGCGGCGCGCCAGCGGGATTGATGTTCGTGAACACGCGCAGGATGCGCTCGCCGTAGTTGGGACGCGACGGGAATGCGTCGACGTGCAGGCGGCTATCGTCCTTGCGCCACGACGTCTGGCGCGTTTCCACCTGATGCAGGCGCAAGCTGGTCGGCGCAACGCGCAGCTTCCCCTTGTACTCGGGAAAGAGCCCGTCGACGAGCGACCGCGCACTCGTCTGATAACGCGCAATCAGCGCGCGCACGGCCGACTGCGTGATGGCATCGCCCAGCACGCCATGCAGCGCGCCGCCGTTCGGCGCGAGGCTGATGTTCTTGCGCTTCGGATCGGCCAGTGCGGGGTCGAGCAGCGCGCGCTCGCCGCCTTCGATCGCAAACGCGAGGTTCGGGAAATACAGCACCTTGCCGCGTTCGACGCCGGCCAGCAGCGTCTCGCGCGGCACCGACAAACCCTGGCCGTGCCAGTCGGCGCTTGCAACTTCGATGATCTGGGATTCGTTCATGATCGCCCTTTCAAAGCGGATAAAGCCGCGTCACAGCAGGCCGAAGCCGGTCAGCGCGGACTTCACCTGCTGCAGCGTCGGCGGCTGGCCCGCCGTGCCGAGATTCACGACGTTCGGCGACCAGTAGCCGCCCGTGCGCCATGAAGTGGCGAAATTGTACAACTCGACCGTCGGCCGCTTCAGCGCGGCGGCGATATGAACCAGACCTGTATCAACCCCGACCGTGGCCGCCGCGCCGTCGATCAGGCCGACAACGGCGGGCAGCGACAGTTTCGGCGGCACGATGGCGGCTGCGCCGAACTCCTTCGCGAGGCGTTCGCTCGTCGCGCGCTCGGCGTCACTGCCCCACGGCAGAACGATCGACGCGCCGCGCCGCACGAGCGCCTGGCCCAGTTCGATCCAGGCGGCGTCGGGCCACTGCTTGTCATCACGCGAGGTCGCGTGAACGAACACCACGTAAGGCACGGGAAGATTCAGCTGCGCTTCGGACAGCGCGAGTGCCGCGCGGGCGGTGTCGAGGCCGAAGTCGATGTCGTCGGCGGGCTTTGGGGCGGGCTCGCCGAGCGCTGACGCCACCAGTTGCCGGGTACGTTCGACGACGTGCGTGCGCGGCTCGATTGGCACGCGGCGGTCGTAGAAGAAGCGCACGGGCCATTCGTAACCCGCGCCGTCCGTGCGGTTGCCGAGTCCGACTAGCGGCCCGCGCGCCATCTTTGCGACCCACGCGGTCTTGATGAGCCCCTGGCAGTCGATCACGAGATCGTAGTTTTCTGCCGCGAGCGCGCGGCGGAAAGCGCCGATCTCGCGCCAGTTATCGACGGAAAGGATGCGCTTGCGCCAGCGCCGCAACGACACCGGGATCGCGCGCCGCACGCCGTGAACCAGCTCGACCAGCTTGACGAAACTCTCTTCGACGAGCCAGTCGATCTGCGCATCGGGATGACGGCGGCGAATGTCGGCGACGACGGGCATGTTGTGGACGACGTCGCCCAGCGACGACACTCTCACGATCAGGATCTTTTGCGCGCTCAAGAATGGGAACGCCGGACTTCCGGCGTGAAGATGCTTTTGAAGGAACGCAATTTTAGCGCGGTCCTTCGCACGCGCGCGGATTCCGGCGTTTCGCGATTTTTCTGGCTGCACCGCGGCCTGCCTTGCCCTCTTCGGTGCCATTCGCGTCCTGTCTTGAGCGCATGGTGCAAACGGATAGCCGGATTACTGCGGCACGTCATAAGAACTCGCCAATCGATTGAGGCTCGATCTCCAGGAACCGGGGACTGACACAAGACGGTAAAAGCTTTGGGGCGACGACCCAAAAAGTTACCACGCGCCCCGTCAGGAACAGACGTCAGGCCGCACGTGCGACGGCCTCCGGCATGTACGCCGCGAGGATCGATCGAAAGCCATCCCTGAAAACCGCATGGGAGCTCAAGGTCGAGAGCAATCGCTCAATGCGGGCGGCATTCGGACTGGCTCCCGTCATGCATTACCCTCCGCCCCGCAACGCTGCCAGCAGAAACCGTCACGCGGCCGCGAGCAAAAAAACGACGCCTTGAGGTGAAAGGCGTCGCACACAGCTTGAAAACAATAACCAGGAAATCAGAACGGCAACTTCGCGTCAGCCTTCTCGGCCAGAATGACACGGCGGAAGTCTTCCTGAATCCTCTTCAAGGCCGCATCATTGTCGGCCTCAAACCTCATGACAACGACAGGCGTCGTATTCGACGAGCGCGCCAGCCCGAATCCATCAGGATACTCGACGCGCAAGCCGTCAATCGTCACAACCTGATCGGCGTCGGGAAACGTTGCGCTCTTCTGCAAACGCGCGATCAATTCAAAGTTTTCGCCTTCCTGGAGCTTTAGCTGCAATTCCGGCGTCGAATGCGAATTCGGCAGGCTGTTGAGCAGCGCGCTCGGGTCCTGCACGCGTGCGAGGATTTCGAGCAGACGCGCACCCGTGTACAAGCCATCGTCGAACCCATACCAGCGGTCCTTGAAGAACACGTGGCCGCTCATTTCGCCCGCCAGCGGCGCGCCCGTTTCGCGCAGCTTCGCCTTCACCAGCGAGTGCCCCGTCTTCCACATCAACGGCTCGCCGCCCTTCTCCTTGACCCACTTCGCGAGATTACGCGTGCACTTCACGTCGTAAATGATCTGCGCGCCCTTGTTGCGCGACAGCACTTCTTCGGCGAACAGCATCAGCTGACGGTCGGGATAAATGATCTGGCCGTCCTTCGTGACCACGCCCAGACGATCGCCGTCGCCGTCGAACGCAAAGCCGATCTCGGCGTCCGTTTCCTTCAGCGCGCGAATCACGTCCTGCAGGTTCTCGGGATGCGCCGGGTCCGGATGGTGATTCGGGAAGTTGCCGTCGATCTCCGTGAACAGTTCGACCAGTTCGCAGCCGAGCGCCTTGAACAGGCGCGGCGCGAGGCCGCCCGCGACGCCGTTGCCCGTGTCGACCACCAGCTTCAGCGGCCGCGCGAGCTTGATGTCGCTCGTGATGCGCTCGAGGTACGCGTCGGCGATGTCGTACTCCTGATACGTGCCGTTGCCGCTCTCGAAGCGGTTCTCGGTGATGCGTTTGTACAGGCCTTGAATCTGCTCGCCGTAGATGGCCGCGCCGCGCAGCACCATCTTGAAGCCGTTGTAGTCGGGCGGATTGTGGCTGCCCGTCACCACGATGCACGAGTCGATGCGGCGCTCGCCACCGTCCAGCTTGAGCGGCACGCTGGCTGCGAAATAGCCGACGGGCGTCGGCACCATGCCGACGTTGACCACGTCGACACCCGCCGAGCGCAGGCCGTCAGACAGCGCCTGGATCAGTTCGGGACCGGACAGACGTCCGTCACGCGCAACGACGACGGCATCGCCGCCCTGTGCGCGCACTTCGCTGCCGAATGCGCGGCCGATCGAACGCGCGGTCTCGGCGTCGAGCGTCTTGCCGATCACTCCGCGGATGTCATATGCCTTGAATATGGATTGCGAGATCATGGATTGGCTCACTTACGTGCAATGGGAAATGGGTTTGACACAGCGTGGTCATGGCACTGTGGCTTGCCGGAAGCGATCCGGATACAACTTATAATTGCGCTTTTCAGCGACGCCTTACTGGCGCCATTCTAATGCCTAGACGCCCCGCGCTCACAAAGTCGCCGCATCGTAAGATCGGCTGGGCACGCCAATTTCAAGACTACACGCACCTCCCGTGCCCGCCGCGTGCGTCCCGACATCATGCGGATGCCGGTGCTTAAGCGTTTCGCGAATCCCGACGTCACACGCGCTGTCGCAAACCTTGTCTGGCTTGGGCTCGAGCGCCTGACGCAGATCGGCGTAGCGATCGCGACCAGCGGCGTGCTGGCCCGTTATTTCGGCCCCGACGTGTTCGGCAAATGGCAATACGCCAATACGCTTTTGCTCGTCCTGTCGCCGATTACATGGGTCTGCGGCGCCGAGATTCTCGTGCCGACCATCGTCCATCGTCCGGCCGCACAGCTCGGCACCGTGCTCGGCAGCGCATTCGCGCTGCGCCTGTCGGTGTCGGCCGTGGCGCTGGCGCTGACGTGGGCCGGTATCGCCGCGGGCCTCACCGATCCCGTCGTCGGTGCGATGCTCGCCGGCCTCGCCGTGACGATGCTGTTCCGCGAGCCGTTCGTCGGTGTCATTAACGCGTGGCTGCAAAGCATGACGTACAGCAAGCCGCAATTGCTCACGAGCATGACGACGGCCATCGCCAAGGCGCTGCTCGTCTGGCTGCTGGTGCGCGCCGCCGCCGCGCCCGCGCGCTTCGGCTGGCTGTGGGCGCTCGAATCCGCCGTGATTGGCGCAGTGCTGGTCGTCTATTACATGCGGCGCCACGGCGGCAAGCTCGGCTGGCGCATCGACCGCACGCTCTTTCGCCATTTCGCGACGGCGGGCGCGGTGTTCTGGCTCGGCCTGATCTGCATGTATCTGTTCCTCAAGCTCGACCGGCTGATGCTGGAACGCGCGATTTCATTCGCCGACCTCGGCCGCTATTCCGCCGCACAACAGCTGAACGAAAACTGGATCACGCTGGCGCTGATGCTGGCGCAAACGCTTGCGCCAGCATTCGTCTACCGCGTTCAGGACGCCGCGCAACTGCGCCACAATATGTGGCGGCTCACGGCGATGACGGCGGTGCTGATGATCGCGGGCGCATTCGTGCTGGATCTGCTTGCGGGGTTCATCATCCGCCGCGTGTTCGGGCCGAACTTCGAAGAGGCCGTCGACATCTTCCGCTGGGCCGTTTGGCTATCCGTGCCCGCGGGCATCGAGGCGATCGGCAATCTGGTCGTCCTCAAATATCAGGCGAAGTTCGTGTTGCTGTCGAAATGGCTGCTCGCGCTCGCCGTCGCGTGCGTCGTCAATCTGCTGGCGATTCCCCGTTTCGGCGCGTATGGCGCGTTGATCGGACTCGCGTGCGGCTATCTGGCCGCGGCCTCCGTCAACATTTACTACATCCGTTACAAGCTGCGTCCATGACGTTTTCCCCACTCACGCAGCCTTTGGCCGGCGCACTCGACGACGTCGCCGTCCTCATGCCCGCATACAACGGCCAGACCGACGTCGACCGCACGCTCGCCTCGTTCAGCGAAGACGCGCGCATTCACGTGCTGATCGTCGACGACGGCAGCACGCCGCCCATCGTCGCGCCGGCGCTGCCGAACATGTCGATCGAAGTGCTGCGCATGGCGCAGAACGGCGGAATCGAACGTGCATTGCAGGCGGGCATCGAAGCGCTCGCGGCGCGCGGCTTTCGCTACGCCGCGCGCATCGACGCCGGCGACCTGACTGTGCCCGGGCGGCTCGCGAAGCAGCGTGCGTATCTCGAAGCGCATCCGCAGGTAGCAGGTCTGGGCATGTGGACGCAAGTGGTGTCGCGCGACGGCGCGCCGCTCTTCATGCTGACGCCGCCCGCCGAGCCGCGCGCGATCCGCCGCGTGCGCTTCCTGCGCGCATGTTTCGTGCATCCGTCGATGATGCTGCGCGTCGAAGCCGTGCTGGCCGTCGGCAACTATCGCGAAGCCTACAAGGCGGCCGAAGACCTCGATCTGTTTCTGCGCCTGATGCAGCGCTACGACTGCGCGAACCTGCCCGAACTCGGGCTGTACTACGAACTGAACGAAGGCGGTATCAGCGCGACGAAACGGCGCCGTCAGATCGCCTCGACGCTGCGTTTGCAGGTGCGTTATTTCAATGTGCTGAACGTGTGCGACTGGCTCGGCCTCGCCAAGAACCTGCTGCACTTCGTCACGCCTTACAGGACGCTTCAGCGCATGAAGAAGCGGCTCTACGCGCCTCACACAAGCCTCTGATATGCGCTCACATCCCCTCGCATCGCCAGCATGAAGCCATCCATCGAATCCGCCGGCACACTGCGCATCGCGCTCGTGTGCAACACCTCGTTCGCGATCTACCAGTACCGGCAAGGGCTGATCCGCACACTCGTCGCACGCGGCGTCGAGGTGACGGTGATCGCGCCGCGCGATCGCACCACGCCGCTGCTCGAACAGATGGGCTGCCGCTGCATCGCGCTGCACGTCGCGTCGAAGGGCACGAATCCGCGCGACGATCTGCGCACGTTGTGGTCGCTGTACCGGCTGTATCGCACGCTCCGTCCGCATGTCGTGTTTCACTACACGATCAAGCCGAACATCTACGGCTCACTGGCGGCGAAACTGGCGGGCGTCGATTCCGTTGCCGTGACGACAGGCCTCGGTTATGTTTTTATCCAGAAGAGCCGCGCCGCGCAGATTGCCAAGCTGCTGTACCGCTTTGCGTTCCGTTTTCCGCGCGAAATATGGTTTCTGAATCAGGACGATGAAGCCGCTTTTCGCGAGCAGAAGCTGCTTGTGCATCCGGAGCGCGCGCGGCTCCTGCATGGCGAAGGCGTAGACCTGGAGCAGTTCGCGTTCACGCCTTTGCCGGAGCGTCGACATGCCGGTGAAATAAATCAGCGGGCATTTTCTTTTGTATTAATCGGCCGCCTGTTGTGGGATAAAGGCGTGGGCGAATATGTCGAAGCAGCAAGACGGCTGCGCGCAAAGTATCCTGATGCACGCTTTCAGTTGCTCGGCCCCGTCGGCGTCGACAATCCGAGCGCGATTTCGCAGGCCGAAGTCGATGCATGGGTGCGCGAAGGCGTGATCGATTACCTGGGCGAAGCGCATGACGTGCGCCCGCTGATTGCCGTCGCCGATTGCGTGGTGCTGCCTTCGTATCGCGAAGGCGTGCCGCGCACGCTGATGGAAGCATCGGCAATGGGACGTCCGATCGTCGCGACCGACGTGCCGGGCTGCCGCGAAGTCGTCGCGGACGGTGTCAACGGCCTGTTATGCGAGGCGCGTAATGTAGACAGCCTCGCGACGGCGCTCGCGCGGATGCTCGACATGCGCGACGACGAGCGTCGTGCAATGGCCGAGCGCGGCCGGGCCAAGGTCACGCGTGAATTCGACGAACGCGGTGTCGTCGAACGGTACAAGAGCCTGATTCAGCAGTTGACGGGCATATCACTCTAAGGGAGCTCAGGATGACCACGAAGGGCACGATTCTGGTAACGGGCGGTGCAGGCTTCATCGGTTCGCACACGTGCGTGGAACTGCTCAACAGCGATTACGACGTGGTCGTGATCGACAACCTCGTGAACAGCAAGCGCGAATCGATGGCGCGCGTCGAGCAGATCACGGGCAAGCAGGTGGCGTTCTACGAAGCCAACGTGCGCGACGAGACCGTGCTGAACACGATTTTCGACAGACATCCCATCACGGGTGCGATTCACTTCGCCGCGCTGAAGGCCGTGGGCGAATCGGTCGCGAAGCCGCTCGAGTATTACCGCAACAACATGGATGGCCTGCTCGCGCTGCTCGACGTGATGCGCGCACGCAATGTGAAGCAGTTCGTGTTCAGCTCCTCCGCGACCGTGTATGGCGTGCCGAAGAGCTCGCCCATCGACGAAACCTTCCCGCTCTCGGCCACCAACCCGTACGGCCAGAGCAAGTTGATCGCCGAGCAGATCCTGCGCGATCTCGAAATCTCCGATCCGTCGTGGCGCATCGCGACGCTGCGCTACTTCAACCCGGTGGGTGCGCACGAAAGCGGCCTGATCGGCGAAGATCCGGGCGGCGTGCCGAACAACCTGATGCCGTATGTCGCGCAGGTTGCTGTCGGCAAGCTCGAACGGCTGCGCGTGTTCGGCGGCGATTACGACACACCGGATGGCACGGGCGTGCGCGATTACATCCACGTCGTCGATCTGGCGCGCGGACATATCGCGGCGCTCGATGCCCTCGTCGAGCGCGACGCGAGCTTCGTCGTCAATCTCGGTACGGGCCAGGGCTACAGCGTGCTCGACGTCGTGAAGGCGTTCGAGAAAGCGTCGGGCAAGCCTGTGCCGTACGAGATCGTCGCGCGCCGCCCCGGCGATGTCGCGCAATGCTTCGCAAACCCCGCGAAGGCGCTCGAAGTGATCGGCTGGCAAGCGCAGTACGGCATCGAACGCATGTGTGCGGACCACTGGCGCTGGCAGGCGCAGAATCCGCGCGGCTTCGAATAAAACGTCGTTCCGGGGGATACTCGCCATCGCGCCCGTTTCCTCCGCCTGCCTCCGTTCCGTGCAGCCCGCGCCGATCCGGCGATTGCAGCGCGAGTGCCGTGCGCATGTTTTGTTTCACGCGTGCCAACATGGCACGGCAGAAGCAGGCAGTTCCTTCCTCTACG from Paraburkholderia phymatum STM815 encodes the following:
- the ureG gene encoding urease accessory protein UreG, which produces MNAPHTMHRTKKLPPLRVGVGGPVGSGKTTLLEMLCKAMRDKYDLVAITNDIYTKEDQRLLTVAGALPAERIMGVETGGCPHTAIREDASINLEAVDRMLTRFPDADIVFIESGGDNLAATFSPELSDLTIYVIDVAGGEKIPRKGGPGITKSDLLVINKTDLAPMVGANLDVMASDAARMRGARPFAMCNLKALEGLDEVISFIERKGLLVG
- the waaA gene encoding lipid IV(A) 3-deoxy-D-manno-octulosonic acid transferase, encoding MLRGVYNALWWLVAPLAVLRLLIRSRKERGYREHIGERFGFGRGRVPDDDTPLIWVHAVSVGETRAAQPLVEALIKARPDARILLTHMTPSGRATGVQIFGERVLRCYLPYDMPRAVRRFLKAWRPSVGLVMETEVWPTLIDECRRADVPLVLTNARMSERSYRRAAKFGTATRGVFGGFARVLAQSPSDATRLSSLGARNVAVLGNLKFDMNTPPELAARGHAWRAAIGPRPVWVAASTREGEEELVLQALAALGIDDALLVLVPRHPQRFNEVAALVEKKGLRGVRRSAWAPTGAVAAQDSAVPELPRDVKVLLGDSMGELGAYYAASDVAFIGGSLLPLGGQNLIEACGVGVPVLIGPHVFNFTQATADAVAAGACVQVKDPADLARVLRELFEDKPRRVAMGGAASAFAARHRGATARTVDVLTTLLPLPG
- a CDS encoding Kdo hydroxylase family protein, with the translated sequence MNESQIIEVASADWHGQGLSVPRETLLAGVERGKVLYFPNLAFAIEGGERALLDPALADPKRKNISLAPNGGALHGVLGDAITQSAVRALIARYQTSARSLVDGLFPEYKGKLRVAPTSLRLHQVETRQTSWRKDDSRLHVDAFPSRPNYGERILRVFTNINPAGAPRVWRVGEPFEDMAKRFLPRIKPQMPGSAWLLNLLHVTKSTRSEYDHLMLNLHDGMKADLDYQKTSPQVTMPFPPGSVWVCFSDQTSHAVMSGQFMMEQTFFLPVKSMVQPECAPLGILERLKGRALV
- the waaC gene encoding lipopolysaccharide heptosyltransferase I is translated as MSAQKILIVRVSSLGDVVHNMPVVADIRRRHPDAQIDWLVEESFVKLVELVHGVRRAIPVSLRRWRKRILSVDNWREIGAFRRALAAENYDLVIDCQGLIKTAWVAKMARGPLVGLGNRTDGAGYEWPVRFFYDRRVPIEPRTHVVERTRQLVASALGEPAPKPADDIDFGLDTARAALALSEAQLNLPVPYVVFVHATSRDDKQWPDAAWIELGQALVRRGASIVLPWGSDAERATSERLAKEFGAAAIVPPKLSLPAVVGLIDGAAATVGVDTGLVHIAAALKRPTVELYNFATSWRTGGYWSPNVVNLGTAGQPPTLQQVKSALTGFGLL
- a CDS encoding phosphomannomutase/phosphoglucomutase — its product is MISQSIFKAYDIRGVIGKTLDAETARSIGRAFGSEVRAQGGDAVVVARDGRLSGPELIQALSDGLRSAGVDVVNVGMVPTPVGYFAASVPLKLDGGERRIDSCIVVTGSHNPPDYNGFKMVLRGAAIYGEQIQGLYKRITENRFESGNGTYQEYDIADAYLERITSDIKLARPLKLVVDTGNGVAGGLAPRLFKALGCELVELFTEIDGNFPNHHPDPAHPENLQDVIRALKETDAEIGFAFDGDGDRLGVVTKDGQIIYPDRQLMLFAEEVLSRNKGAQIIYDVKCTRNLAKWVKEKGGEPLMWKTGHSLVKAKLRETGAPLAGEMSGHVFFKDRWYGFDDGLYTGARLLEILARVQDPSALLNSLPNSHSTPELQLKLQEGENFELIARLQKSATFPDADQVVTIDGLRVEYPDGFGLARSSNTTPVVVMRFEADNDAALKRIQEDFRRVILAEKADAKLPF
- a CDS encoding oligosaccharide flippase family protein, translated to MPVLKRFANPDVTRAVANLVWLGLERLTQIGVAIATSGVLARYFGPDVFGKWQYANTLLLVLSPITWVCGAEILVPTIVHRPAAQLGTVLGSAFALRLSVSAVALALTWAGIAAGLTDPVVGAMLAGLAVTMLFREPFVGVINAWLQSMTYSKPQLLTSMTTAIAKALLVWLLVRAAAAPARFGWLWALESAVIGAVLVVYYMRRHGGKLGWRIDRTLFRHFATAGAVFWLGLICMYLFLKLDRLMLERAISFADLGRYSAAQQLNENWITLALMLAQTLAPAFVYRVQDAAQLRHNMWRLTAMTAVLMIAGAFVLDLLAGFIIRRVFGPNFEEAVDIFRWAVWLSVPAGIEAIGNLVVLKYQAKFVLLSKWLLALAVACVVNLLAIPRFGAYGALIGLACGYLAAASVNIYYIRYKLRP
- a CDS encoding glycosyltransferase, with product MTFSPLTQPLAGALDDVAVLMPAYNGQTDVDRTLASFSEDARIHVLIVDDGSTPPIVAPALPNMSIEVLRMAQNGGIERALQAGIEALAARGFRYAARIDAGDLTVPGRLAKQRAYLEAHPQVAGLGMWTQVVSRDGAPLFMLTPPAEPRAIRRVRFLRACFVHPSMMLRVEAVLAVGNYREAYKAAEDLDLFLRLMQRYDCANLPELGLYYELNEGGISATKRRRQIASTLRLQVRYFNVLNVCDWLGLAKNLLHFVTPYRTLQRMKKRLYAPHTSL
- a CDS encoding glycosyltransferase family 4 protein → MKPSIESAGTLRIALVCNTSFAIYQYRQGLIRTLVARGVEVTVIAPRDRTTPLLEQMGCRCIALHVASKGTNPRDDLRTLWSLYRLYRTLRPHVVFHYTIKPNIYGSLAAKLAGVDSVAVTTGLGYVFIQKSRAAQIAKLLYRFAFRFPREIWFLNQDDEAAFREQKLLVHPERARLLHGEGVDLEQFAFTPLPERRHAGEINQRAFSFVLIGRLLWDKGVGEYVEAARRLRAKYPDARFQLLGPVGVDNPSAISQAEVDAWVREGVIDYLGEAHDVRPLIAVADCVVLPSYREGVPRTLMEASAMGRPIVATDVPGCREVVADGVNGLLCEARNVDSLATALARMLDMRDDERRAMAERGRAKVTREFDERGVVERYKSLIQQLTGISL
- the galE gene encoding UDP-glucose 4-epimerase GalE, with translation MTTKGTILVTGGAGFIGSHTCVELLNSDYDVVVIDNLVNSKRESMARVEQITGKQVAFYEANVRDETVLNTIFDRHPITGAIHFAALKAVGESVAKPLEYYRNNMDGLLALLDVMRARNVKQFVFSSSATVYGVPKSSPIDETFPLSATNPYGQSKLIAEQILRDLEISDPSWRIATLRYFNPVGAHESGLIGEDPGGVPNNLMPYVAQVAVGKLERLRVFGGDYDTPDGTGVRDYIHVVDLARGHIAALDALVERDASFVVNLGTGQGYSVLDVVKAFEKASGKPVPYEIVARRPGDVAQCFANPAKALEVIGWQAQYGIERMCADHWRWQAQNPRGFE